One segment of Anatilimnocola aggregata DNA contains the following:
- a CDS encoding putative signal transducing protein translates to MQAPNELVSVYSTNNAVEAEILRTALHSEGIKCEIDGENQAGLTGIISMEIRLLVRAEDSDRARKYLEQHHHEH, encoded by the coding sequence ATGCAAGCACCAAATGAACTAGTGTCCGTCTATTCGACCAATAATGCCGTTGAAGCAGAAATTCTACGGACTGCATTGCATAGTGAGGGAATCAAATGCGAAATCGACGGGGAGAACCAGGCGGGGCTCACAGGCATTATCAGCATGGAAATCCGATTGCTGGTCCGCGCCGAAGACTCTGACCGCGCTCGCAAATACCTGGAGCAGCATCATCACGAACACTGA
- a CDS encoding DUF1653 domain-containing protein yields MSEVTPGRYRHYKGNKYTVIGTARHSETLEEMVVYRQEYGEHGLWVRPKEMFLEMVKVDGQDVLRFQRLGSSSESIGESVTNIFDDLPQHLPKEVVQTLIQAADVRIERIISHGHASAPDSWYDQAQHEWVIVLKGAARLQFEDEMVEMKPGDFINIAAFRKHRVDWTTPHEPTIWLGVRYGGNRA; encoded by the coding sequence ATGAGTGAAGTCACCCCCGGTCGCTACCGACACTACAAGGGGAACAAATACACGGTCATCGGCACAGCCCGTCACAGCGAGACACTGGAAGAAATGGTCGTCTATCGCCAGGAGTACGGCGAACATGGACTCTGGGTCCGCCCCAAGGAGATGTTCTTGGAGATGGTGAAGGTCGACGGGCAAGACGTGCTTCGGTTTCAGCGATTGGGATCGAGCAGCGAGAGCATCGGCGAGAGCGTGACCAACATCTTTGATGACCTCCCGCAGCACTTGCCGAAGGAAGTTGTCCAAACGCTCATCCAAGCCGCCGACGTGCGCATCGAGCGGATCATCTCCCACGGTCACGCCTCAGCACCAGATTCTTGGTACGACCAAGCCCAGCACGAATGGGTCATCGTCTTGAAGGGAGCGGCGAGGTTGCAATTCGAGGACGAGATGGTGGAGATGAAGCCCGGAGACTTCATCAACATTGCGGCGTTCAGAAAGCACCGAGTCGATTGGACGACGCCGCACGAGCCGACGATTTGGCTGGGTGTGCGGTATGGAGGAAATAGAGCATGA
- a CDS encoding GYD domain-containing protein, producing MATFITNIKFSQQGIKDIDHTTKRAAIFKAEAKKLGVKVKDIYWTLGDHDGLLILDAPDDETATAAILHLGAMGNVHTTTCRAFTAAEMDKIVSKVHGG from the coding sequence ATGGCAACTTTCATCACGAACATCAAGTTCTCGCAACAGGGCATCAAAGACATCGACCACACCACCAAACGGGCAGCGATCTTCAAGGCCGAGGCGAAGAAGCTAGGTGTGAAGGTGAAGGACATCTACTGGACCTTGGGCGACCACGACGGCCTCCTGATCTTGGATGCCCCGGATGATGAAACGGCGACTGCCGCCATCCTGCATCTGGGAGCGATGGGCAACGTCCACACGACCACCTGCCGGGCATTCACCGCCGCCGAAATGGACAAGATCGTGAGCAAGGTGCATGGCGGCTGA
- a CDS encoding FAD-dependent oxidoreductase, translating to MNWDVIVVGGGGSGLATAVSAAEHGLRVLLLEKQRSLGGTTGIAVGSFTANHTEFQARAGIEDTAEDHAHDAGLFAPAEIEERNNRELRRYFLDHAAETLQWLTRLGLNFHGPSPEPPNRVPRMHNVVPGARAYITTLQTRFQQLGGVILCNAGVERLVCQDHRIVGVVAIQFGKEQEFQARRGVVLAAGDYANSPELIKNFKGDRFAEIEGINPFSTGDGHRLAEQAGARLINMDVTYGPELRFVPPSRRSFLNLLPTGGIATKLTGWLMPYVPKFVVNALIRCLLVTWQHPENALFDDGAILVNQLGRRFCDERDSPSREVAIATQPGKLCYILLDQRLIQRYSAWPHFISTAPQIAYAYVDDYLRLRSDIAVRAGTLEAIAKRRGIIASSLQESIDSLNTQRRESKIAPLEGRDWVLLGPAKAYFTTTEGGAAVNERFQVLNDQGTPIEGLYAVGQNGLGGQILWGHGLHIAWAMTSGRLCGRVLAGLAEPQEARD from the coding sequence ATGAACTGGGATGTTATTGTCGTCGGAGGCGGCGGCAGCGGGTTGGCGACGGCCGTCAGTGCGGCTGAGCATGGCCTGCGGGTACTGTTGCTCGAAAAGCAGCGAAGTCTGGGTGGAACCACCGGCATCGCGGTTGGGTCGTTTACTGCGAATCACACGGAGTTTCAAGCGCGTGCAGGAATCGAGGACACTGCCGAGGATCACGCACACGACGCCGGTCTCTTTGCTCCGGCCGAGATCGAAGAGCGAAACAATCGTGAGCTGAGGCGGTACTTTCTGGATCACGCTGCGGAGACGCTCCAGTGGTTAACTCGCCTCGGCTTGAACTTTCATGGCCCGAGTCCAGAGCCGCCCAATCGAGTGCCCAGGATGCACAACGTCGTGCCAGGCGCCAGAGCCTACATCACCACTCTGCAAACTCGCTTCCAGCAACTCGGTGGAGTGATCCTGTGTAACGCCGGTGTGGAGCGTCTCGTTTGCCAAGATCACCGGATTGTGGGCGTCGTTGCAATTCAATTCGGGAAAGAACAAGAGTTTCAAGCGAGACGGGGCGTGGTCCTCGCGGCAGGGGACTACGCCAACTCGCCGGAGCTGATCAAGAATTTCAAGGGAGATCGGTTCGCGGAGATCGAGGGAATCAATCCCTTCTCAACCGGCGATGGCCACCGTCTAGCCGAGCAGGCAGGGGCGCGCCTGATCAACATGGACGTGACCTACGGTCCCGAGTTGCGTTTTGTTCCCCCGTCCCGTCGATCCTTCCTCAACCTGCTGCCGACCGGAGGTATTGCGACGAAGCTGACGGGCTGGTTGATGCCCTACGTGCCCAAGTTCGTCGTCAACGCTCTTATCCGCTGCCTGTTAGTCACCTGGCAGCACCCGGAGAACGCCCTGTTCGACGACGGCGCAATCCTCGTTAACCAACTCGGACGCCGATTCTGCGACGAACGGGACTCACCCAGTCGTGAAGTCGCCATCGCTACACAACCGGGAAAGTTGTGCTACATCCTGCTCGACCAGCGATTGATTCAGCGGTACAGTGCTTGGCCGCATTTCATTTCCACGGCCCCACAAATTGCCTATGCCTATGTCGATGATTACCTGCGGTTACGTTCCGACATTGCGGTCCGCGCTGGAACGCTAGAGGCTATAGCGAAGCGGCGCGGTATCATCGCGTCGTCGTTACAAGAAAGTATTGACTCACTCAACACGCAGAGGCGCGAAAGCAAGATAGCCCCCCTGGAGGGCCGCGATTGGGTATTGCTCGGACCGGCCAAAGCCTACTTCACTACCACCGAGGGAGGCGCGGCGGTCAATGAGCGATTCCAAGTGCTGAATGACCAAGGGACGCCGATCGAAGGCCTATACGCAGTGGGACAGAACGGTCTCGGCGGTCAAATCCTGTGGGGACACGGTTTACACATTGCCTGGGCAATGACCAGCGGAAGGCTGTGCGGCAGAGTCTTGGCAGGGCTGGCTGAACCACAAGAAGCACGGGACTAA
- a CDS encoding alpha/beta hydrolase family protein, producing the protein MNWSFLIGITFFLPAFVLADEPKAPATVKELFADFDPRKDALDTKVVREWQKDGIVYRYVTYHIGAFKRKPARMAAFYAFPKEVKKLPALLHLHGGGQRAFLHEVEFYARRGYPCLSINWGGREMEEAKAGDPNTDWGAVDPTQENVPGYFNLKPGEKYLDPFDSPRNNNWYLRTLGCRRGLTFLEQQPEVDPDKLGVYGHSMGGNLTVYVAGSDNRVKAAAPSVGGSGFRTQIWPLLSQYRPQTPNGDVKLFDATIGFESYAPHITAPLLWLGATNDFHGIMDDTYRTGELIPHKNVRYSFTPHMNHRFTPEFAVTRPLWFDQHLKGSFTFPKTPETHLIFETKDAIPMLKVMPDSSQDVAEVHIYYSVDPDPRARFWRSAETKKAGKRLWTGKLPILSVDKPLFAFANVVYKLKQFESEPHARPTERFALSSMLHTVAPKDVAANGATATDKADPVIDDFTHGWRDWYRLSPDNPHHWEFSTRKLTDPKWQGQPGQRLTVEVQAEKPNELVIVLTENFFRQYRGKQKEFTAVVKLTGGRESQTVMWEPKDFKTIDGEALSSWSNVDLLSFHAYHDKGEKLIGSKSWAGPQPVFKKLWWQANDR; encoded by the coding sequence ATGAATTGGAGCTTTCTGATCGGCATCACCTTCTTCTTGCCAGCCTTCGTTCTCGCCGACGAGCCGAAGGCTCCAGCCACAGTGAAGGAACTCTTTGCCGACTTCGATCCCCGGAAAGACGCACTCGATACCAAGGTCGTGCGGGAATGGCAGAAGGACGGCATCGTTTATCGCTACGTCACCTACCACATCGGCGCATTCAAGCGTAAACCGGCTCGCATGGCGGCGTTCTACGCTTTCCCCAAGGAAGTCAAAAAGCTGCCAGCACTGCTCCATCTCCACGGCGGCGGGCAGCGGGCCTTTCTGCACGAAGTCGAGTTCTATGCCAGGCGTGGCTATCCGTGCCTCTCAATCAATTGGGGCGGGCGAGAGATGGAGGAAGCAAAGGCAGGTGATCCGAACACTGATTGGGGAGCCGTCGATCCGACGCAGGAGAACGTACCGGGATATTTCAATCTCAAGCCGGGCGAGAAGTATCTCGATCCGTTCGACTCTCCCCGCAACAACAACTGGTATCTCCGCACGCTCGGCTGCCGCCGAGGACTTACTTTTCTGGAGCAGCAACCCGAAGTCGATCCTGACAAACTCGGCGTGTATGGGCATTCGATGGGCGGGAATCTCACTGTGTACGTTGCCGGGAGCGATAACCGTGTGAAGGCCGCTGCTCCATCGGTCGGTGGCTCAGGCTTTCGCACTCAAATTTGGCCTCTGCTTTCCCAGTACAGGCCGCAGACACCAAACGGCGACGTGAAGCTGTTCGATGCGACCATTGGCTTCGAGTCCTACGCCCCGCACATCACGGCGCCACTGCTTTGGCTGGGTGCGACGAACGACTTCCACGGCATCATGGACGATACCTACCGCACCGGCGAGTTGATCCCGCATAAGAACGTGCGGTATTCCTTCACACCGCACATGAATCATCGGTTCACACCAGAGTTTGCCGTCACCAGGCCACTCTGGTTCGATCAGCATCTCAAGGGGAGCTTTACCTTCCCGAAGACGCCGGAGACGCACTTGATCTTCGAGACGAAAGATGCCATCCCCATGCTAAAGGTCATGCCGGATTCCTCCCAGGACGTGGCCGAGGTCCACATCTACTACTCGGTTGATCCCGATCCAAGAGCGAGATTCTGGCGGTCAGCGGAAACGAAGAAGGCCGGTAAACGGCTCTGGACCGGCAAGCTGCCAATCCTGAGCGTCGATAAGCCACTCTTCGCCTTCGCCAACGTCGTGTACAAGTTGAAGCAGTTCGAGTCGGAACCTCACGCTCGACCGACCGAGCGGTTCGCGCTCAGTTCCATGCTGCATACCGTTGCTCCCAAGGATGTCGCTGCCAACGGTGCAACCGCCACCGACAAGGCCGACCCGGTGATTGACGACTTCACGCATGGCTGGCGGGACTGGTATAGGTTGTCGCCCGACAACCCGCATCATTGGGAGTTCTCGACCAGAAAGCTGACCGATCCAAAGTGGCAAGGACAGCCAGGGCAGCGCCTCACGGTCGAGGTCCAAGCCGAGAAGCCAAACGAACTCGTGATCGTGCTAACAGAGAACTTCTTCCGGCAATACCGAGGCAAACAGAAGGAATTCACTGCGGTCGTGAAACTCACTGGCGGCAGGGAGTCGCAGACGGTCATGTGGGAACCAAAGGACTTCAAGACCATCGACGGCGAAGCGCTTTCGTCTTGGAGCAACGTCGATTTGCTCTCATTCCATGCGTATCACGACAAGGGCGAGAAGCTGATTGGCAGTAAGAGTTGGGCAGGGCCGCAGCCGGTGTTCAAGAAGCTGTGGTGGCAGGCCAACGACCGATGA
- a CDS encoding oxygen-binding di-iron domain-containing protein, which translates to MLTNTHTGTRIDEVAPGIYRINTPMRIDAIPGGFNLSQYLIVDDEPMIFHTGWRRLFPFVSEAISKVIPLDRIRHIGYSHFEGDEAGAMNEFLAAAPSAVPFASHVSVMTSLNDLADRPGRGLADRETFSTGQKTWQWIDTPHVPHGWDCGVLFDQTTRTLLCGDLFTQPGAETLPVTESEILTASEAMRKPMDYYAHSTKTAVILERLAALNPTTLACQHGSAFRGDGAGLLRELAAILDKELRDELG; encoded by the coding sequence ATGCTGACGAACACGCACACCGGAACAAGGATCGACGAGGTTGCGCCGGGCATTTACCGCATCAACACGCCGATGCGGATCGACGCCATTCCGGGCGGTTTCAATCTCAGCCAGTACCTCATCGTTGACGACGAGCCGATGATCTTCCACACGGGATGGCGGCGATTGTTCCCATTCGTGTCGGAGGCGATCTCGAAGGTAATTCCACTCGACCGCATCCGTCATATTGGCTACTCGCACTTTGAAGGCGATGAAGCCGGTGCAATGAACGAGTTCCTGGCTGCTGCGCCAAGCGCCGTTCCATTTGCCAGCCACGTCAGCGTGATGACTTCGCTCAACGATCTTGCTGACCGCCCAGGCAGAGGTCTGGCCGATCGCGAAACATTCTCGACCGGCCAGAAGACATGGCAGTGGATCGACACGCCGCATGTTCCCCACGGCTGGGACTGCGGCGTGTTGTTCGACCAGACGACCAGGACTCTTCTGTGCGGCGACCTCTTCACCCAGCCCGGTGCAGAAACCCTACCCGTCACCGAGTCCGAAATCCTCACGGCCAGCGAAGCGATGCGAAAACCGATGGACTACTACGCCCATTCCACCAAGACTGCTGTGATCTTGGAACGTCTGGCAGCGCTCAACCCCACAACGCTCGCGTGCCAGCACGGCAGCGCCTTCCGAGGCGATGGTGCTGGCCTGCTTCGGGAACTTGCTGCGATCCTCGACAAAGAACTGAGGGATGAGTTGGGCTGA
- a CDS encoding cysteine hydrolase family protein, with product MSRALLVIDVQNEYFTGALPITHPAGHLEQILAAMDAAAGRVPVIVVQHHFPDPAMPFFQKGTPGWELHPEVKRRPHALLVEKTMPGSFTGTLLESWLREQGIDTVTVAGYMTHMCCDTTARQAVHLGLKVEFLRDATGTLALSNSAGEVTAEELHRSILCAQQMLLSEVLDVSTWIKRL from the coding sequence ATGAGTCGCGCTCTCCTCGTGATCGACGTTCAGAACGAATACTTCACCGGCGCGCTGCCGATCACGCACCCCGCAGGGCACTTGGAACAGATACTGGCTGCGATGGATGCAGCGGCAGGCCGGGTGCCCGTGATCGTCGTGCAGCATCACTTTCCGGATCCGGCCATGCCGTTCTTCCAGAAGGGCACTCCGGGCTGGGAACTGCATCCAGAGGTCAAAAGACGCCCCCATGCACTCCTGGTCGAGAAGACTATGCCGGGAAGTTTCACGGGCACGCTACTGGAAAGTTGGCTACGGGAACAGGGAATCGACACTGTCACGGTTGCAGGTTACATGACGCACATGTGCTGCGATACGACAGCCCGACAAGCGGTTCACCTCGGCTTGAAGGTGGAGTTTTTACGGGACGCAACAGGAACGCTCGCGCTATCGAACTCGGCGGGTGAGGTGACGGCCGAGGAACTCCACCGGTCCATCCTATGCGCTCAGCAGATGCTCTTGAGCGAAGTGCTCGACGTTTCGACGTGGATCAAGCGACTTTGA
- a CDS encoding alpha/beta hydrolase — protein MKYAALVILLATPLLAAEPKVHRDLAYAEPKNERHTLDVYAPAEGKDHPIIVWIHGGGWRNGDKGNVQTKPQAFVDKGFIFVSVNYRFVPQVTVKEMTADIAKAIKWVHGHAAKNGGDPDSIFVAGHSAGAHLRWFAQTTAI, from the coding sequence ATGAAATACGCCGCCCTGGTCATCCTTCTCGCTACCCCGCTCCTCGCCGCCGAACCCAAGGTCCATCGTGACCTCGCTTATGCCGAGCCGAAGAACGAGCGGCACACGCTCGATGTCTATGCTCCGGCCGAGGGCAAGGACCACCCGATCATTGTCTGGATTCACGGTGGTGGCTGGCGAAATGGCGACAAGGGCAACGTCCAAACTAAGCCGCAGGCATTCGTGGACAAGGGCTTCATCTTCGTGTCGGTGAACTACCGCTTCGTCCCGCAGGTTACGGTCAAGGAAATGACCGCCGACATCGCCAAGGCGATCAAGTGGGTTCACGGTCACGCTGCCAAGAATGGCGGCGATCCAGACTCGATCTTCGTGGCTGGGCATTCTGCCGGGGCACATTTGCGTTGGTTTGCACAGACGACCGCTATCTGA
- a CDS encoding methyltransferase family protein gives MPNENPFRISLVIVIVLTMAVTVYYRLQAAKSGEKISRKDEGYLFATVLRLAGLVLWISTFGYLFFPAYFQWAALPLPEWLRWIGVGTGVFCSLLMYWTLSSLGKNLTDTVVTRAEAKLVTHGPYRWVRHPFYVTAALLMASVTLLTANWLIGVSSVAVLALLAIRTPKEEQMLIERFGQEYRDYMARTGRFLPRIGR, from the coding sequence ATGCCAAACGAAAACCCATTCCGCATCTCCCTGGTCATCGTGATCGTCCTCACGATGGCGGTGACCGTGTATTACCGGCTCCAGGCAGCGAAGTCAGGCGAGAAGATTTCCCGTAAGGATGAAGGCTACCTGTTCGCCACCGTTTTGCGATTGGCTGGTCTAGTTCTCTGGATTAGCACCTTCGGCTATCTGTTCTTCCCTGCGTACTTTCAGTGGGCAGCCCTACCGTTGCCGGAATGGCTGCGCTGGATTGGTGTCGGCACGGGTGTTTTCTGCTCGCTGCTGATGTACTGGACGCTATCGAGCCTGGGCAAGAACCTCACCGACACTGTGGTGACGAGGGCCGAGGCGAAGCTGGTGACGCACGGGCCGTATCGCTGGGTTCGACATCCGTTCTACGTTACAGCGGCCCTGCTCATGGCCTCAGTGACCCTGCTGACCGCCAACTGGTTGATCGGCGTCAGCAGCGTGGCGGTCTTGGCTCTACTTGCCATTCGGACGCCCAAGGAAGAGCAGATGTTGATCGAGCGATTCGGCCAGGAGTATCGAGATTACATGGCGAGGACGGGAAGGTTTTTGCCGAGGATTGGAAGGTGA
- a CDS encoding SEC-C metal-binding domain-containing protein has product MLEEKLGRNDLCPCGSSKLFKRCCLTSGRF; this is encoded by the coding sequence TTGTTGGAGGAAAAGCTCGGTCGCAACGACCTCTGCCCTTGCGGCAGCAGCAAGTTGTTCAAGCGATGCTGCCTTACGTCAGGCCGGTTTTGA
- a CDS encoding tRNA(His) guanylyltransferase Thg1 family protein, with protein sequence MSDCWKAVSPWMGGEMTFDELDEKMRVFETAADYCVLPGIFMVARLDGRSFTRLTKEVCKFEAPFDERFRDMMIATTESLMISGFQVIYGYMESDEISLLFALNERQFGRKLRKYNSTLAAEASAKFSLLLGQVATFDCRISQLPNVELVVDYFRWRNEDAARNALSAYCYWTLRKQGQSEQQATSRLDGLSVSAKNELLFQHGLNFNDVPNWQKRGVGLYWEQYDKPARNPITGTEVVARRRRIKSDFDLPMKGEYGEFVRRLVVVKGDEVAA encoded by the coding sequence ATGTCCGACTGCTGGAAGGCGGTTTCACCGTGGATGGGTGGCGAGATGACGTTTGACGAGCTTGATGAGAAAATGCGTGTCTTCGAGACGGCAGCCGATTACTGCGTGCTACCGGGCATCTTCATGGTCGCTCGGCTCGACGGTCGGAGTTTCACCCGGCTGACGAAGGAGGTCTGCAAGTTCGAGGCCCCTTTCGACGAGCGGTTTCGAGACATGATGATCGCCACGACTGAATCCCTGATGATCAGCGGGTTCCAGGTGATCTACGGGTACATGGAGAGTGACGAAATCTCGCTGCTCTTTGCCCTGAACGAGAGGCAGTTTGGAAGGAAGCTCCGCAAGTACAACTCGACCCTAGCCGCTGAGGCGAGCGCCAAGTTCAGCCTGCTGCTCGGTCAGGTCGCCACATTCGATTGCCGCATTTCGCAACTTCCCAACGTCGAGTTGGTGGTGGACTACTTCCGTTGGCGAAACGAGGATGCGGCTCGCAATGCACTCAGTGCCTACTGCTACTGGACGCTCCGCAAGCAGGGCCAGAGTGAGCAGCAGGCTACATCACGGCTCGATGGCTTGTCGGTCAGTGCGAAGAACGAACTGCTCTTCCAGCATGGCCTTAACTTCAATGATGTCCCCAACTGGCAGAAGCGGGGCGTCGGCCTGTATTGGGAGCAATACGATAAGCCTGCCCGCAACCCAATCACCGGGACCGAGGTTGTCGCACGTCGTCGCCGGATCAAGAGCGACTTCGACTTGCCGATGAAGGGTGAGTATGGGGAATTCGTGCGGCGATTGGTCGTCGTCAAAGGCGATGAAGTTGCTGCCTGA
- a CDS encoding TfoX/Sxy family protein, giving the protein MATPKGTHLFVNVSPSEARRRLKGFGHGVRKIQSDGRNQAVIVHTATGQHLSELESKFSDVGFSCTESDLSEPIENLRNLGPTSGVWLREVGITTISELERLGPTLAYRLLKANQPKASLNLLWAMAAGLKDCDWRELSDQEKEKLRAEAEEG; this is encoded by the coding sequence ATGGCCACTCCGAAAGGTACTCATCTCTTCGTCAACGTCAGCCCATCGGAGGCCCGGCGTCGGCTCAAGGGATTCGGTCACGGTGTCAGAAAGATTCAAAGTGACGGGCGGAATCAGGCAGTCATTGTCCACACCGCAACCGGACAGCATCTTTCTGAATTGGAGTCCAAGTTCTCGGATGTTGGATTCTCCTGCACCGAGAGCGACCTGAGCGAGCCAATCGAGAACCTGCGTAACCTTGGCCCCACAAGCGGCGTTTGGCTGCGTGAGGTCGGCATCACGACGATTTCGGAACTCGAACGCCTTGGACCAACACTGGCCTATCGGCTGTTGAAAGCAAATCAGCCTAAGGCCAGCTTGAACCTGTTGTGGGCGATGGCGGCGGGGTTGAAGGATTGCGATTGGAGAGAATTGTCGGATCAGGAGAAGGAGAAATTGCGGGCAGAAGCTGAGGAAGGGTGA
- a CDS encoding TspO/MBR family protein — MTDRTRWIGLVIFIAICLGAAALGAIATTPEIDGWYRTIEKPSWNPPDWIFGPVWTMLFILMGVAAWLVWRPAGFAAASTPLTLFALQLALNIAWSWIFFGLHQPGWAFAEIVLLWLAIAATTAAFFRSSLVAGSMMLPYLAWVSFAAVLNFTIWRINS, encoded by the coding sequence TTGACGGACCGCACCCGCTGGATAGGCCTCGTCATCTTCATCGCGATCTGCCTCGGTGCGGCTGCTCTCGGAGCCATCGCAACCACGCCTGAAATTGACGGCTGGTATCGGACGATTGAGAAGCCGTCCTGGAACCCACCCGACTGGATCTTCGGGCCGGTCTGGACGATGCTCTTCATCCTGATGGGGGTCGCTGCCTGGCTCGTTTGGCGACCGGCAGGTTTCGCGGCCGCCTCGACGCCACTGACGCTGTTCGCATTGCAACTCGCGCTGAACATCGCCTGGTCGTGGATCTTCTTCGGACTTCATCAGCCTGGCTGGGCATTTGCAGAGATCGTGCTCCTGTGGCTAGCGATCGCGGCGACGACGGCGGCGTTCTTTCGGTCATCTCTCGTCGCTGGTTCAATGATGCTGCCGTACCTAGCCTGGGTCAGCTTTGCGGCCGTGCTGAACTTCACGATTTGGCGAATCAACTCCTAA
- a CDS encoding AAA family ATPase yields MEAVLFIGVPGSGKSSFFKERLFNSHVRISLDLLRTRHREKRLLDLCLATEQRFVIDNTNPAKQERFAYIEAAKANRFTITGYYFCSKVEECLRRNAARPDDQRVPDVAILSSAKKLELPTFDEGFDQLFYVRLLEGGFTVDGWRDDV; encoded by the coding sequence ATGGAAGCGGTCCTCTTCATCGGCGTGCCGGGATCGGGAAAGTCGTCCTTCTTCAAGGAGCGGCTTTTCAACTCACATGTCCGCATCAGCCTCGACTTGCTCAGGACCCGTCACCGGGAAAAACGCCTGCTCGACCTGTGTTTGGCGACCGAGCAGCGTTTCGTAATCGACAACACCAACCCAGCCAAGCAAGAGCGATTCGCCTACATCGAAGCTGCGAAAGCCAATCGGTTCACGATCACGGGCTACTACTTCTGCTCGAAGGTTGAGGAATGCTTACGGCGCAACGCTGCTCGGCCTGACGATCAGCGGGTTCCCGATGTGGCGATTCTGTCTTCGGCGAAAAAGCTCGAATTGCCAACCTTTGACGAAGGATTCGACCAATTGTTCTATGTCCGACTGCTGGAAGGCGGTTTCACCGTGGATGGGTGGCGAGATGACGTTTGA
- a CDS encoding class I SAM-dependent methyltransferase, with protein sequence MVVGGHSTFIGFAGYRDQIQPDTINGMGIYSRFVFPLLCDFALDNTVVNEQRRQLLSQVEGAILEIGFGTGLNLPHYPAQTRQITTVDPNEGMSKRAQRRIKGARITVEQHQQRSEMMPFGDGAFDCIVSTFTLCSIADVTQAIKEVFRVLKPEGKFLFLEHGISPEPNIERWQRRLNGIQQWFGDGCHLDRNMKQIISASPFSTVDSTEGYLEKMPKTHGYVYQGVARK encoded by the coding sequence GTGGTGGTAGGTGGTCATTCGACTTTCATCGGATTCGCTGGTTATCGGGACCAAATTCAACCGGATACAATCAATGGAATGGGCATCTATTCACGCTTCGTTTTCCCGCTCCTTTGCGACTTCGCTCTCGACAACACTGTCGTGAATGAACAACGCCGCCAGTTGCTTTCGCAGGTTGAGGGAGCCATTTTGGAAATCGGATTCGGCACGGGACTGAACCTTCCCCACTATCCTGCTCAAACCCGCCAGATCACGACCGTCGATCCTAATGAAGGGATGAGTAAACGAGCGCAAAGACGCATCAAGGGGGCCCGGATCACCGTTGAACAACATCAGCAACGAAGTGAAATGATGCCCTTTGGCGATGGGGCTTTCGACTGCATCGTCAGTACGTTCACTCTTTGCAGCATCGCCGATGTGACCCAGGCAATTAAGGAAGTGTTTCGAGTGTTAAAGCCCGAAGGGAAGTTCCTCTTCTTGGAACATGGAATCAGTCCAGAACCCAACATCGAACGATGGCAGCGACGATTGAATGGCATTCAGCAATGGTTCGGGGATGGCTGTCACCTTGACCGTAACATGAAGCAGATCATTTCGGCATCACCGTTTTCTACGGTTGACTCGACTGAGGGTTACTTGGAAAAAATGCCGAAAACTCACGGATATGTGTATCAAGGCGTGGCGAGAAAATGA
- a CDS encoding alpha/beta hydrolase family protein produces the protein MVCTDDRYLKSEGLSLAKIKGCIPVDTAAYDVPKQVASVGGQQAATYTSVFGADEKSQKEFSPITYVAKDKSIPTFCLLHVGDRPDSAAQSEAFAKALQDVGVDATVVPGEGKNHGTINRDLGVEGDKPTKAVFEFLEGLRKK, from the coding sequence TTGGTTTGCACAGACGACCGCTATCTGAAATCCGAGGGTCTTTCGCTCGCCAAAATCAAGGGCTGCATTCCGGTCGATACGGCGGCCTACGATGTGCCCAAGCAAGTCGCCAGTGTCGGGGGCCAGCAAGCAGCGACCTATACCAGCGTCTTCGGAGCTGACGAGAAGAGCCAGAAGGAGTTTTCTCCAATCACCTACGTCGCCAAGGATAAGAGCATTCCGACGTTCTGCCTGTTACATGTGGGCGATCGCCCTGATTCAGCAGCGCAATCGGAAGCGTTCGCCAAGGCGCTTCAAGATGTGGGCGTCGATGCTACGGTCGTGCCGGGCGAGGGTAAGAACCACGGCACGATCAACCGAGACTTGGGCGTGGAGGGAGACAAGCCGACGAAGGCAGTTTTTGAGTTTCTGGAGGGGCTGAGGAAGAAGTGA